Genomic segment of Camarhynchus parvulus chromosome 1A, STF_HiC, whole genome shotgun sequence:
GGgcaagttttttttttgaaggtaTGTCATCTGCTACCTGGTCATGAGGACCCAAGATGAGAAACCCCAGACTTCTATCCTAGAGAACATTAGCAATCACACGAAGAAATTTTTGGGTGAGGCAGGTGCAAAATAATACTCTTGATTGCATGTGCTCTATCTCAGATGAAGAACAGAAATCAGTGTTAGTGCTTTTCTCATGGAAGAAGTGGCTGGAGGTAAGGTGTAAACAGAAGATGAGCCTCAGCTCCATGAAGGAGTCTGGACAGCCAGTCAGAATTGTACCTGTGTCGTCTTCCTGAGAGGCAGAGGAAGGCTGTGTCCTCTTCCTGAGAGGCAGAGGAAGGCTGTGCACAGGATCTGTGTGGTGGTGTGTGTGACCCATCATACATGTACTGGGGGTAAAAAACAGAGACTTGCAGAGAAGAGGTCAAAGAAACCCAGACATGTGAAAATGAAACTTAATAACTTTATTATTCCATATGTTTAATGCAGAGTTAATGGTGCTAGGATGGCACAGAGACTGAGGAAAGGGAGGTAGGGGAGGAAGGTGCTACTTGCATAAAtaaggggacagggctggaagaGGTTACATGCGTACAGGGAGCAAACATTCTACATGATCTTTTCAGACACCACAAGGATAAGTCATCTGTAGCTAAGGGAGGCAGGAAGGGCATCTGACAGTCATATCAACAGAGGGATACAGCAGCACCCATCACAGTCCACATTTGGTTAAAGTCTCTTTCTAGACTGGCATATGCCTTGAAAAGTCCCACAGCATGTCTCTGCAATCAGCTGTCAGGAATCATCTTTTCCTGCGGCAGTTTTTGTGCCAGTTCGCTCCCTGGCATGACAAACCACCCCAGTACTGGAGATgacaaaaaggagaagaaagcagaCTGTCCTCAGATGTTGGGCTGAAAAAAGAGGTTGATCTCTGAGACATGGTTGCTTCCAGTTTGAAACCCAAAGGCACCTAAATAGGCTTCTTTCGTCATCCAAGATTGGGTCTGTATCTACCTTGCTTAAAGGCACAGGAGTATCTTTCCATTCTCAGCATAGATGGGAGGGAGGTGTTGGCTGACTGGGAGACATGATGGACGAATGAGTTCAGCCTGGGTTTGGAGTGGGAGCTCAGAGAGTACTGGAATCAACTCGGGGTGTTGGCAAGTGCATAGTAGCTTTCTTGGTGCCTCTTCATTTCATGCAGGCACTGTCAGACATGGGAGAGCAAGGGCCAGGTTTGCTCAGAGGTCGTTTGGGGTTCTGAAGAGATTAGAAGAGACTGTGAGGCCAGAAATGCCGGACATAAATGAATGATacagagtaatttaaaaaaaggaggatTCACCCATAGCACCGTAATGATTCATTGGTCCTTCCCCACCTCTCCTCCACCTTCATACATGaacatgtgtgtgcacacaggctGTGATACGAGTAATGCTAAGGCTGGCCATgctgttcccaaatcccaggtACTGTTCAGGCAAGCCTTCAAACCTCCATGCTGGGAAGAGTGTGGGATTAAACAGAGACAGGATGGTGGGGAGAGGTGGGGAGAAAAGCTAGGGTGCAGCTGTGGAAATCAGCAGGGAAGCAAGCGTAGGTTGGTCTTCCAAGGGGTTCAAGATTCATACATGTGTGAATCTTAGGCAGGACTGCTGCACGATGCTGATTGCAAGGAAGCCGGCCATGCCATCCTCCGTACTGCTCCTCCTGGGACGTGTCCGCCAAGGCTGAGCAGCCACCCAACACCCGCAGCAGGTGACAAAATGTTGGCCATTGTGGCCTGTTGGAAACACTTGCAAGCTTCCTGGAGCAGtgtgggaggagaaggaaaggacaGTCTCTCTCATCGTACAGTCCAGGGTGCGCACAACAAAACCCACCACAGACCAGTCACTCCATGTCTAGAATCCTCCTCATCTAGAAGGCCAATAAGGCATCGCAAGCCATTCACGTGGCCTGTGTGAAATTGGTAAAGGGCGAAAGGACGATAAACCTTCCTCTAGATAGGTGTGCCAGCAAGAGCTGGGATCAAGAAAGGCACTTCAGTATGCTTGGTGGGTTCTGGTGGCTGGATGGCACTGAGTGACCTTGGAGTTCGGAGGCTCTTCTGCCTGTGCTGATTCTTCGGAGCCTTTCCGTCGCTGCTTCGGTCACTGTTCCCCATTCCCTATGGTCTGGAGAGAGTTGTGTACACGGGCTGTTCCCAATGTGTGGGGCTATGGGACTGTGGCACGGAGGGTGCAGGGTCAGAGATGGCAGTGTAAAGGGGACGTTGGGAAGGTCCCATATAGGAGAAGGCAGAGTAGAGGCCAGAGGCTTGGGTGGAATGGCTGTAATAGGGTCCCGAGGGCTGGTGGTCCGGGTAGTCAAACTGTGGCCTGGAGATGGAGGGGAAGGCCGAGCCGTAGTGGGGCAGACTCAGGGATGTGTAAGCAATCTGGGAAGTGGAGGGCTGGTCAGTGTAATGGCCTCCGGGGGTGGACCCCTCCGTTTTCACCTGGGCCTTTGAGTCCACCACCGATGAGGTGGCAGTGGACAAGGAGACTCCGTGCTGCTTCGAGATCCAGGCAGAGTGTCCGCTGGCCGCAGCCAGGGCGCTCCCGAGGCCGTAGCCAGCCGCAGCCGCATAGCCCCCGACATGGCCTGGGTGGCCGGCGTGTCCGTTGGGCGGCAGGTACTGATCGAATTCATTGACATCAAAGGTCTCCATGTTGGACATCACCTCATGGCTGATCTCCCCAATGTCCACATTTCCAAAGTCAATGTGTggctttcccccttcccccaggGAACGCCCTTCTCGTTTGGAATCGGCTTTGCCTGCCTGCATCTCTGTCTTAGGGGTGGTAGGAGGTGTGGGGGGCCCATGGCTCTGACCTGCAATGTGAAGgatattttgaaaaggaaaaagagagaggaggtAAGTTACAGCTTTATGACTTGATCTATACACAACCCATCTCTGTTCTTCCCAGTATGCCAGCAGCTGTCTAGCTGGAGGCTTTGGTGGAGGTAGAAAGAAATAGACAAAACCAAATCTCTTTATATCATCTTGTGGAAAAAAGGGAGGATGTAATGATACATTGCCTGACTAGAGGAATGCAAGTGCCTCTGAAACTCAGGCATGTCCGTGTACTGCTGATACCAGCAGTCTTCTGGGTCATGAGTAAGGTGTGAGCCCCATCACTAAGGCTTTCACCACGATGACTTGTCTTTTCTGAGCCTCTGGCTTGGCTGTAGTCTGTCAAGAGATTCACTGAGACCCAAGACTCACCTGAGGAGTGTTCTGGATGGCCATCAGACATGGGCGACCCTTCGCCGGGATGCCTGTGATCCAGGTGGGCATTCTTGTAGTGGGCCTggatggcagcagccccagcaccctcccCTTCTACCTGGCCTTCACCCTCGCCCTGTGTGGCCTTGCCGTTTTTCCGCCGGCGGGGCTGGTACTTGTAATCAGGATGGTCCTTCTTGTGCTGCATCCTCAGCCGCTCCGCCTCTTCGATAAAGGGACGCTTGTCGCTTTCGTTCAATAACCTGCAGAGACCAAGGtgggaaagaagagggaaaggagtGGGGCAGGtccatcagaaaaaaacacctaTGCTCAGTATTGTGAGACAGAGTGTGTAAATCCAAATGCCAGGATGTTGCCCCATGGAGGGTACGTCCCAAAACAATAGGAAGAACTTGGAGTGTTTCCATAGAGACAGCAAtgctttccttcttctccttaGTCATTAAGCCCTGCCAATGGTTGGTGCCAGTGCTGGGTCCCCCACTTGTGGGATGCTTCTCACCTCAGTAAGTTCAATTTACCTTCTCTTCCATTGCCAAAGGGTGAAGTGCAACCTTTTGTAGCTGTGTTAAATAAGGGTGGACAAGCTACTTTTAAAAACTTCGGGCAAATTAAGGGCAGTTGCAATTGTCCTTTGGACAAAAGTAGTGTACTACCTGTAGTGCTGCCTGCCCCATGTCTCTTGCTCTTCCCCAGACTGTATTTGTTCCAGGTTAACCTCCCCCCTTCTATAGGCTTTGATCCTAGTTTGAGGCTGTATGGAACACCAATAGGAGCAATTGATATTGGCTCCACAGGAACCAAGTAAAGCAACCTTTAGTCATTTTGCAATATTCTAAAAGGGAATTTGGAAGTTTGGAAAGGGCTAGATACcctagcagaaagaaaatttggaaGGGCTAGGAACTATATTCTACTAttcctggagctcctgctcaCCTCAGACATGGATAATGCAAAAGGCTGAAGCACAAAGGACCAGCCTTCCTTGAACTTGGCCAAGCAATTGTAAAAAATTTAGCTGCTATTTTGCTGGCTTTGTAGAAGTAGATGAGCCTTGGTCTCTGGATGAAAGGACTGCAGAAATGTAAGCTCCTTGTCTGTATTCCTGCCAGATCA
This window contains:
- the SOX10 gene encoding transcription factor SOX-10; the encoded protein is MADDQDLSEVEMSPVGSEDHHCLSPGPSMASDNSPHLTGSGNGEMGKVKKEQQDSEADDDKFPVCIREAVSQVLSGYDWTLVPMPVRVNGSNKSKPHVKRPMNAFMVWAQAARRKLADQYPHLHNAELSKTLGKLWRLLNESDKRPFIEEAERLRMQHKKDHPDYKYQPRRRKNGKATQGEGEGQVEGEGAGAAAIQAHYKNAHLDHRHPGEGSPMSDGHPEHSSGQSHGPPTPPTTPKTEMQAGKADSKREGRSLGEGGKPHIDFGNVDIGEISHEVMSNMETFDVNEFDQYLPPNGHAGHPGHVGGYAAAAGYGLGSALAAASGHSAWISKQHGVSLSTATSSVVDSKAQVKTEGSTPGGHYTDQPSTSQIAYTSLSLPHYGSAFPSISRPQFDYPDHQPSGPYYSHSTQASGLYSAFSYMGPSQRPLYTAISDPAPSVPQSHSPTHWEQPVYTTLSRP